The proteins below are encoded in one region of Sulfitobacter sp. SK012:
- the ygfZ gene encoding CAF17-like 4Fe-4S cluster assembly/insertion protein YgfZ, with amino-acid sequence MTQRRILRVSGKDTRDFLQGLVTNDVSKIDDGLVYAALLTPQGKYIADFFMAADGDDVLLDLDEAQADAVAQRLGMYKLRAAVAIAQTDLHLHRGLGKTPQSAHADPRHASLGWRMYSDTPQTDDTTDWNSLYVTHLIPSSGVELTPDSFILEVGFERLSGVDFRKGCYVGQEVTARMKHKTELRKGLARVHIEGEAETGAAILADGKPAGTLLSRSGSEAIAYLRYDRATGVMKAEDATLRLISKS; translated from the coding sequence ATGACCCAACGCCGCATCCTCCGCGTATCAGGCAAAGATACCCGTGACTTCTTGCAAGGGCTTGTCACCAATGATGTTTCCAAAATTGACGACGGGTTGGTCTACGCCGCTCTGCTCACCCCTCAGGGCAAATATATTGCTGATTTCTTTATGGCAGCTGATGGGGATGACGTGCTGCTTGATCTTGATGAGGCCCAGGCCGACGCGGTGGCGCAGCGCCTTGGCATGTACAAACTGCGCGCGGCTGTGGCGATCGCACAAACTGATCTGCACCTGCACCGCGGCCTTGGCAAAACGCCGCAATCTGCACATGCGGATCCGCGCCATGCTTCCCTTGGGTGGCGCATGTACTCCGATACGCCGCAAACCGATGACACAACCGATTGGAACAGCCTGTACGTCACGCATCTGATCCCGAGTTCTGGCGTTGAGCTTACCCCAGACAGTTTTATCCTTGAGGTCGGGTTCGAGCGGCTCTCTGGCGTTGATTTCCGCAAGGGCTGTTATGTCGGCCAAGAAGTCACTGCCCGGATGAAACACAAAACAGAACTGCGCAAAGGTCTTGCTCGCGTACACATTGAAGGTGAGGCTGAAACTGGGGCTGCTATCTTGGCAGATGGCAAACCCGCAGGTACGTTGCTTAGTCGATCGGGCAGCGAAGCCATTGCCTATCTGCGCTATGATCGCGCTACAGGCGTGATGAAGGCAGAGGATGCAACCCT